One segment of Pseudomonas asgharzadehiana DNA contains the following:
- a CDS encoding LysR family transcriptional regulator, with amino-acid sequence MELAQLKMVRAVAQTGSVAQAAQQLHCVPSNITTRIKQLESELGTPLFIRSGRGLAISAAGEIFLEYCERILALVDESKRAVDATAIPRGTLRIGAVESSASGRLPPLLAEYHRRYPDVSLELVTGSWAQLLDDLQHHRLDVALVAASNPRAKLEHSVVYSERLVLIASACSAPIHSAEDLAGRTLLVWPPGCPYRAALENWLKPHAFKPTVASYASWGTIIGCVSAGIGVALAPEGILARYEQADQLASYRFDELQAVDNLLFWHKDTQRHLARDAFAGLLRETFS; translated from the coding sequence ATGGAACTGGCCCAACTGAAAATGGTGCGAGCCGTGGCGCAAACCGGCAGCGTGGCCCAGGCCGCACAGCAATTGCACTGCGTGCCCTCCAACATCACCACACGCATCAAGCAGCTGGAAAGCGAGTTGGGCACGCCGCTGTTTATCCGCTCCGGACGCGGGCTGGCCATCAGTGCCGCCGGTGAAATTTTCCTGGAATACTGCGAGCGCATCCTCGCGCTGGTGGACGAATCCAAGCGCGCGGTGGACGCCACCGCGATTCCCCGTGGCACCTTGCGCATCGGCGCGGTGGAGTCCAGCGCGAGCGGCCGCCTGCCGCCGCTGCTGGCCGAATATCACCGACGCTACCCCGACGTCAGCCTGGAGCTGGTGACCGGCTCCTGGGCCCAGTTGCTCGACGACCTGCAGCACCATCGCCTGGATGTCGCCCTGGTGGCTGCCAGCAACCCGCGCGCCAAGCTCGAACACAGCGTGGTCTACAGCGAACGCCTGGTGCTGATCGCCAGCGCCTGCAGCGCGCCGATCCACAGTGCCGAGGACCTCGCCGGGCGCACCCTGCTGGTGTGGCCGCCGGGCTGCCCTTACCGGGCGGCGCTGGAAAACTGGCTCAAACCCCACGCCTTCAAGCCGACCGTCGCCAGCTATGCCAGTTGGGGCACGATCATTGGTTGTGTGAGTGCCGGTATTGGCGTGGCCCTGGCGCCGGAGGGCATCCTGGCGCGCTATGAGCAGGCCGATCAGTTGGCGTCGTACCGGTTTGACGAATTGCAGGCCGTGGACAACCTGCTGTTCTGGCACAAGGACACCCAACGCCACCTGGCACGGGATGCGTTT